A stretch of Cystobacter ferrugineus DNA encodes these proteins:
- a CDS encoding type II secretion system F family protein, producing MAATATKSTPQKSKNTAQFLWEAKTKSGETKKGEMEASDIEAVNARLKSLGLNPVKVRRKGLLDADLNITIGSAVTGKDILVFTRQFATMIDAGLPLVQCLDILGTQMDNPAFRKVVFAIKSKVEQGSTFADALADHPKVFDELFVQLCAAGEVGGILDNILNRLANYREKNEKLKRKVKSAMTYPVIVVLVAIAVTAVLMLKVTPVFAKMFADFGQALPGPTQFVVDLSEWCQNYLGYVFAGLIAASVIFGYIYRNPQGRRILDKAFLLAPIIGPVIRKVAVARFTRTLGTMISSGVPILDALDVTAKTAGNRSVEEAIFFVRGKIAEGKNIAGPLLETKVFPPMVVQMIGVGEATGAMDTMLNKIADFYDDEVDTAVAGLTAMIEPLMMVFLGGVVGGFLIAMYLPIFSIAGAVK from the coding sequence ATGGCTGCAACGGCGACCAAGTCCACTCCCCAAAAATCGAAGAACACGGCCCAGTTCCTCTGGGAAGCCAAGACCAAGTCTGGCGAGACGAAGAAGGGCGAGATGGAGGCCTCGGACATCGAGGCCGTCAATGCCCGTTTGAAGTCGCTGGGCCTCAATCCGGTCAAGGTTCGCCGCAAGGGCCTGCTCGACGCCGACCTGAACATCACCATCGGTTCGGCGGTGACGGGCAAGGACATCCTCGTCTTCACCCGTCAGTTCGCCACGATGATCGACGCCGGCCTGCCGCTCGTGCAGTGCCTGGACATCCTCGGCACGCAGATGGACAACCCGGCCTTCCGCAAGGTCGTGTTCGCCATCAAGAGCAAGGTGGAGCAGGGCTCCACCTTCGCCGACGCCCTGGCGGACCACCCCAAGGTCTTCGACGAGCTCTTCGTGCAGCTGTGCGCCGCGGGCGAGGTGGGCGGTATCCTCGACAACATCCTCAACCGGCTCGCCAACTACCGCGAGAAGAACGAGAAGCTCAAGCGCAAGGTCAAGAGCGCGATGACCTACCCGGTCATCGTCGTGTTGGTGGCCATCGCGGTGACGGCGGTGCTGATGCTCAAGGTGACGCCGGTGTTCGCGAAGATGTTCGCGGACTTCGGTCAGGCCCTGCCCGGGCCCACCCAGTTCGTGGTGGACCTGTCCGAGTGGTGCCAGAACTACCTGGGCTACGTGTTCGCCGGGCTGATCGCCGCGTCGGTCATCTTCGGCTACATCTACCGCAATCCCCAGGGACGGCGCATCCTGGACAAGGCGTTCCTGTTGGCCCCCATCATCGGGCCCGTCATCCGCAAGGTGGCGGTGGCGCGCTTCACCCGCACGCTGGGAACGATGATCTCCTCGGGTGTGCCCATCCTGGATGCGCTGGACGTCACCGCCAAGACGGCCGGCAACCGCTCCGTGGAAGAGGCCATCTTCTTCGTGCGCGGGAAGATCGCCGAGGGCAAGAACATCGCGGGACCGCTGCTGGAGACGAAGGTGTTCCCGCCCATGGTGGTGCAGATGATCGGCGTGGGTGAGGCCACGGGCGCCATGGACACCATGCTCAACAAGATCGCCGACTTCTACGACGACGAGGTGGACACGGCGGTCGCGGGCCTCACGGCGATGATCGAGCCGTTGATGATGGTGTTCCTGGGTGGCGTGGTCGGTGGCTTCCTCATCGCCATGTACCTGCCCATCTTCTCCATCGCCGGTGCCGTCAAGTAA